In Cupriavidus basilensis, one genomic interval encodes:
- the hisS gene encoding histidine--tRNA ligase codes for MNDMLPADAPLWEHFENASRAMLRAYGYQQVRTPIVEHTQLFVRGIGEVTDIVEKEMYSFTDALNGEQLTLRPEGTAAAVRATIEHNLLYDGPKRLWYTGPMFRHERPQRGRYRQFHQLGAEALGFAGPDVDAEIIMMCQRLWDDLGLVGVRLELNSLGQAEERAAHREELIKYLEGFQDILDEDSKRRLYTNPLRVLDTKNPALQEMASNAPKLIDFLGAESLAHFDGVQRLLKANNIPFKINPRLVRGLDYYNLTVFEWITDKLGAQGTIAGGGRYDPLIAQMGGKAAPACGWAMGIERIIELLREEKLVPQAEGADVYLVHQGEAAGEQAMIIAERLRDAGLDVLLHATPDGKSGSFKSQMKRADGSGAAYAVIIGEDEVVAGTAQVKDLRQGAQAEGGGAQVTVEAGKLVDHIIDAMVGASD; via the coding sequence ATGAACGATATGCTGCCCGCCGACGCGCCGTTGTGGGAGCATTTCGAGAACGCCTCGCGCGCGATGCTGCGTGCCTATGGCTACCAGCAGGTCCGCACGCCCATCGTTGAGCACACGCAGCTGTTCGTGCGCGGCATCGGCGAGGTGACCGACATCGTCGAGAAGGAGATGTATTCCTTCACCGATGCGCTCAACGGCGAGCAACTGACGCTGCGCCCCGAAGGCACGGCGGCCGCGGTGCGGGCCACCATCGAGCACAACCTGCTGTACGACGGTCCAAAGCGCCTGTGGTACACCGGCCCGATGTTCCGCCACGAGCGTCCCCAGCGCGGGCGCTATCGCCAGTTCCACCAGCTTGGCGCCGAGGCACTCGGCTTTGCCGGCCCGGACGTGGACGCCGAGATCATCATGATGTGCCAGCGCCTGTGGGATGACCTGGGCCTGGTCGGCGTGCGCCTCGAGCTCAACTCGCTGGGCCAGGCCGAAGAGCGCGCCGCGCACCGCGAAGAACTGATCAAATACCTGGAAGGTTTCCAGGACATTCTTGACGAAGACAGCAAGCGCCGCCTGTACACCAACCCGCTGCGCGTGCTGGATACCAAGAATCCCGCGCTGCAGGAAATGGCGAGCAACGCGCCCAAGCTGATCGATTTCCTGGGCGCGGAGTCGCTTGCCCACTTCGACGGCGTGCAGCGCCTGCTCAAGGCCAACAACATCCCGTTCAAGATCAATCCGCGCCTGGTGCGCGGGCTGGACTACTACAACCTGACGGTGTTCGAGTGGATCACCGACAAGCTCGGCGCGCAGGGTACCATCGCCGGCGGCGGGCGCTACGATCCGCTGATCGCGCAGATGGGCGGCAAGGCGGCACCGGCTTGTGGCTGGGCGATGGGCATCGAGCGCATCATCGAACTGCTGCGCGAGGAAAAGCTCGTGCCGCAGGCGGAAGGCGCCGATGTGTACCTCGTCCACCAGGGCGAAGCGGCTGGCGAGCAGGCCATGATCATCGCCGAGCGCTTGCGCGATGCCGGCCTTGACGTGCTGCTGCATGCCACGCCCGACGGCAAGAGCGGCAGCTTCAAGTCGCAGATGAAGCGTGCCGACGGCAGCGGTGCGGCCTATGCCGTTATCATTGGCGAGGATGAAGTGGTGGCGGGCACGGCACAGGTCAAGGACCTGCGCCAGGGCGCGCAGGCCGAAGGCGGCGGCGCGCAGGTGACGGTGGAGGCTGGAAAGCTGGTCGACCACATCATCGACGCCATGGTTGGCGCCAGCGACTAA
- the ispG gene encoding flavodoxin-dependent (E)-4-hydroxy-3-methylbut-2-enyl-diphosphate synthase, which yields MNQQACMPVLPGPLPRRKTRQARVVWGDNVVTIGGDAPVRVQSMTNTDTVDAIGTAIQVKELARAGSEIVRITVNTPEAAAAVPALREQLDRMGVNVPLVGDFHYNGHTLLRDYPDCAQALSKYRINPGNVGQGAKRDTQFAQMIEMACRYDKPVRIGVNWGSLDQSLLARIMDENALRAEPWPAQNVMVEALITSAIESAKKAEEIGLSGDQIILSCKVSQVQELIAVYRELTKRCDYALHLGLTEAGMGSKGIVASTAALSVLLQEGIGDTIRISLTPEPGAAREKEVYVGQEILQTMGLRNFTPMVIACPGCGRTTSTTFQELASSIQSYLREQMPTWKTAYPGVEEMDVAVMGCIVNGPGESKHANIGISLPGSGESPAAPVFVDGVKVKTLRGDRIAEEFQAIVDDYVRTHYGKKAGSAGNEVAA from the coding sequence ATGAATCAACAGGCTTGTATGCCGGTGCTGCCCGGCCCGCTGCCCCGCCGCAAAACGCGCCAGGCGCGCGTGGTGTGGGGCGACAACGTGGTCACGATCGGTGGCGACGCTCCCGTGCGCGTGCAGTCGATGACGAACACCGACACGGTGGACGCCATCGGCACCGCGATCCAGGTCAAGGAGCTGGCGCGTGCCGGTTCCGAAATCGTGCGCATCACGGTCAACACGCCGGAAGCCGCGGCAGCGGTTCCCGCGCTGCGTGAGCAACTGGACCGCATGGGCGTGAACGTGCCGCTGGTGGGTGACTTCCACTACAACGGCCACACGCTGCTGCGCGATTATCCCGACTGCGCCCAGGCGTTGTCGAAATACCGCATCAACCCCGGCAACGTGGGGCAGGGCGCCAAGCGCGACACGCAATTCGCGCAGATGATCGAAATGGCCTGCCGCTACGACAAGCCGGTGCGCATCGGCGTGAACTGGGGCAGCCTGGACCAGTCGCTGCTGGCGCGCATCATGGACGAGAACGCCCTGCGCGCCGAGCCGTGGCCGGCGCAGAATGTGATGGTCGAGGCGCTGATCACCTCCGCGATCGAGTCGGCGAAGAAGGCCGAGGAAATCGGGCTTTCGGGTGATCAGATCATCCTGTCGTGCAAGGTCTCGCAGGTCCAGGAACTGATCGCTGTGTATCGCGAGCTGACCAAGCGCTGCGACTACGCATTGCACCTCGGGCTGACCGAGGCAGGCATGGGCAGCAAGGGTATCGTGGCCTCCACCGCCGCGCTGTCGGTGCTGCTGCAGGAAGGCATCGGCGACACCATCCGGATTTCGCTGACACCGGAACCCGGCGCTGCGCGCGAGAAGGAAGTCTACGTGGGGCAGGAGATCCTGCAGACCATGGGCCTGCGCAACTTCACCCCGATGGTGATTGCCTGCCCGGGCTGTGGCCGTACCACCAGCACCACTTTCCAGGAACTGGCGTCCAGCATCCAGAGCTACCTGCGCGAGCAGATGCCGACCTGGAAGACCGCCTACCCTGGCGTAGAAGAAATGGATGTGGCCGTGATGGGCTGCATCGTGAACGGGCCGGGCGAAAGCAAGCATGCCAATATCGGCATCTCGCTGCCGGGTTCGGGCGAATCGCCGGCGGCGCCGGTGTTTGTCGACGGCGTGAAGGTCAAGACGCTGCGCGGCGATCGCATCGCCGAGGAATTCCAGGCGATCGTGGACGATTATGTGCGCACCCACTACGGCAAGAAGGCCGGGAGCGCCGGCAATGAGGTGGCAGCCTGA
- a CDS encoding helix-turn-helix domain-containing protein, which translates to MSEHERAEGQTAATGHAGSTPADAGREVVAREIGERLAQARKDQRFSLEDVSARLKVASHKLAAIEQGDVAALPDVTFAKGVMRAYARMLQIDIDALLARFHAQAVPVVEIGMRREGGLNESFDDRNRFNSGGSGGRWIWLALVVAVIGGGVLFGLDHFKQWIETRKETLTAPPAEQATVQGSEPGTVTAALPSVMAASDAPAPSESLPASGPVAVAPAPSAAPAPSAAPAPAAVAVVPAAVAASAAVPAPAAADGAGELRIRFASDTWYEIRDRSGKIVLGGTARAGQDLSGGGTPPYKIVIGNVKGVESLTRNGTPVDLQAANRNNVARLTLP; encoded by the coding sequence ATGAGTGAGCACGAGCGCGCCGAAGGCCAGACTGCAGCGACGGGGCACGCGGGGAGTACTCCTGCGGATGCCGGGCGCGAGGTGGTGGCGCGCGAGATTGGCGAGCGGCTGGCGCAAGCGCGCAAGGATCAGCGTTTCTCGCTGGAAGATGTCAGTGCGCGGCTGAAGGTCGCCTCGCACAAACTGGCCGCCATCGAGCAGGGTGACGTCGCGGCGCTGCCCGACGTGACCTTTGCCAAGGGCGTGATGCGCGCTTACGCGCGCATGCTGCAGATCGATATCGACGCCTTGCTGGCGCGTTTCCACGCGCAGGCTGTGCCGGTGGTGGAAATCGGCATGCGCCGCGAAGGTGGCCTGAACGAGAGTTTCGACGACCGTAACCGCTTTAACTCCGGCGGCTCCGGCGGTCGGTGGATCTGGCTGGCCCTGGTGGTCGCCGTGATCGGTGGCGGGGTGCTGTTCGGGCTGGACCACTTCAAGCAATGGATCGAGACGCGCAAGGAAACGCTCACGGCGCCCCCGGCGGAGCAAGCCACGGTGCAAGGCAGCGAGCCCGGTACCGTCACGGCCGCACTGCCGTCGGTGATGGCCGCGTCCGATGCCCCCGCGCCGTCCGAGTCGCTGCCCGCCAGCGGCCCGGTGGCGGTGGCGCCAGCACCTTCGGCAGCACCCGCACCTTCGGCAGCGCCGGCTCCGGCCGCCGTGGCCGTTGTCCCCGCGGCGGTAGCTGCTTCAGCAGCAGTGCCTGCCCCCGCAGCGGCGGATGGCGCGGGCGAGTTGCGCATCCGTTTCGCATCGGATACCTGGTACGAGATCCGCGACCGTAGCGGCAAGATCGTGCTTGGCGGTACTGCGCGCGCGGGCCAGGATCTTAGCGGTGGCGGTACGCCACCGTACAAAATCGTGATCGGCAACGTCAAGGGCGTCGAGTCGCTGACGCGCAACGGCACACCGGTCGACCTGCAGGCGGCAAACCGCAATAACGTGGCGCGCCTGACGCTGCCCTGA
- the pilW gene encoding type IV pilus biogenesis/stability protein PilW: MTRLIVAVLMGLALLSACQLPPPVKPELQTASDQTELSRRATIRLQLATSYLEAGQYTVALDEAKQAIAIDPTLVDAYHIRALVYMNMNERVLAEESFRTALAMRADDGDVLNNYGWFLCVNGRYAEAVPYLERAVNAPSASGPGKALTSLGACQLRNGSSEAAEKSLFGALRYDRNNPVANNNLALLYYQRGDYQRAQQYVGRINSSNFVSAQSLWLGARIARRQGDVAAQNALVAQLRSRFPDSRELTAYEQGAWDE, translated from the coding sequence ATGACCCGTCTGATAGTTGCGGTCCTGATGGGGCTGGCGCTGCTGTCCGCGTGCCAGTTGCCGCCGCCGGTCAAGCCCGAGTTGCAGACCGCATCCGACCAGACCGAGCTGAGCCGGCGTGCCACCATCCGTCTCCAGCTGGCTACCAGCTACCTTGAAGCCGGACAGTACACCGTCGCGCTGGACGAGGCCAAGCAGGCCATTGCCATCGACCCGACGCTGGTCGATGCGTACCATATCCGCGCGTTGGTCTACATGAACATGAACGAGCGCGTGCTGGCGGAAGAGAGCTTTCGTACCGCGCTGGCCATGCGCGCCGATGACGGCGACGTGCTGAACAACTACGGGTGGTTCCTGTGCGTGAATGGGCGCTATGCCGAGGCCGTGCCTTACCTGGAACGTGCGGTCAACGCGCCCTCGGCAAGCGGGCCCGGCAAGGCACTGACCAGCCTCGGTGCCTGCCAGCTGCGCAATGGCAGCAGCGAGGCAGCCGAGAAGAGCTTGTTTGGCGCCTTGCGCTACGATCGCAACAACCCGGTAGCCAACAACAACCTGGCGCTGCTGTATTACCAGCGAGGGGACTACCAGCGTGCCCAGCAGTATGTCGGCCGCATCAACAGCAGCAATTTCGTCAGCGCGCAATCCCTCTGGCTGGGTGCGCGCATTGCCCGCCGTCAGGGTGATGTAGCGGCGCAGAATGCCCTGGTGGCACAGTTGCGCAGCCGTTTCCCCGATTCGCGTGAGTTGACCGCATACGAACAAGGAGCATGGGATGAGTGA
- the rlmN gene encoding 23S rRNA (adenine(2503)-C(2))-methyltransferase RlmN, translating to MNTLVNLLDLDADALTAYCGELGEKPFRARQLQRWIHQFGASRFDAMSDLAKSLREKLATRAEIRSPAVITDNLSADGTRKWLLDVGAGDAVETVYIPEETRGTLCVSSQAGCAVNCRFCSTGKQGFSRNLSTGEIIGQLWMAEFAMRAQLGRAAKDDRVISNVVMMGMGEPLLNYGQVVPAMRLMLDDNAYGLSRRRVTLSTSGVVPMMDRLAKDLPVALAVSLHASNDPLRDMLVPLNKKYPLAELMAACRRYLEFAPRDFITFEYCMLDGVNDGVEHARELLKLVADVPCKFNLIPFNPFPESGLKRSNNEQIRRFAQVLMDAGIVTTIRKTRGDDIDAACGQLAGEVKDRTRLAQRGKFGKITPIVAAPAAGQPQEARPA from the coding sequence ATGAACACTCTCGTCAACCTGCTCGATCTGGATGCGGACGCGCTTACCGCCTATTGCGGCGAGCTCGGCGAGAAGCCGTTTCGTGCGCGGCAGTTGCAGCGCTGGATTCACCAGTTTGGCGCCAGCCGTTTCGATGCCATGTCGGATCTCGCCAAGTCGCTGCGCGAAAAGCTCGCCACGCGCGCCGAGATCCGCTCGCCTGCCGTCATCACCGACAACCTGTCGGCCGACGGCACGCGCAAGTGGTTGCTGGACGTTGGCGCCGGCGATGCGGTGGAGACGGTGTACATCCCTGAGGAGACGCGCGGCACGCTGTGCGTGTCTTCGCAGGCGGGGTGCGCCGTCAATTGCCGGTTCTGCTCGACCGGCAAGCAAGGCTTCTCGCGCAACCTGTCCACTGGCGAGATCATCGGCCAGCTGTGGATGGCCGAGTTCGCCATGCGTGCCCAGCTGGGCCGTGCCGCCAAGGACGATCGCGTCATCTCCAACGTGGTGATGATGGGCATGGGCGAGCCGCTGCTCAACTATGGCCAGGTTGTGCCGGCCATGCGCCTGATGCTGGACGACAATGCCTACGGGCTGTCGCGCCGGCGCGTGACGTTGTCGACCTCCGGCGTGGTGCCGATGATGGACCGGCTGGCCAAGGATTTGCCCGTGGCGCTGGCGGTATCGCTGCACGCGTCCAACGATCCGTTGCGCGACATGCTGGTGCCGCTCAACAAGAAGTACCCGCTCGCCGAGCTGATGGCGGCTTGCCGCCGCTACCTGGAATTCGCCCCGCGCGATTTCATCACCTTCGAATACTGCATGCTGGATGGCGTCAATGACGGTGTCGAGCATGCCCGGGAACTGCTGAAGCTTGTGGCCGACGTGCCCTGCAAGTTCAACCTGATCCCGTTCAACCCGTTCCCGGAGTCGGGCCTCAAGCGCTCGAACAACGAGCAGATCCGCCGCTTCGCCCAGGTCCTGATGGACGCCGGCATCGTCACCACCATCCGCAAGACGCGCGGCGACGATATCGATGCCGCCTGCGGCCAGCTCGCGGGCGAGGTCAAGGACCGTACCCGCCTGGCCCAGCGCGGCAAGTTCGGCAAGATCACGCCGATCGTGGCGGCGCCCGCGGCCGGCCAGCCGCAAGAGGCCCGGCCTGCATGA
- the ndk gene encoding nucleoside-diphosphate kinase, with the protein MAIERTLSIIKPDAVAKNVIGQIYARFEAAGLKIVAAKMVHLSRGEAEQFYAVHAARPFFKDLVDFMVSGPVIIQALEGENAIAKHRDLMGATDPKKAEAGTIRADFADSIDANAVHGSDAAETAAVEIAFFFPGMNVYSR; encoded by the coding sequence ATGGCGATCGAACGCACCCTGTCGATTATCAAGCCGGATGCCGTGGCAAAGAATGTCATCGGCCAGATTTACGCTCGTTTCGAGGCCGCAGGCCTGAAGATCGTGGCTGCCAAGATGGTTCACCTGTCGCGCGGCGAAGCCGAGCAATTCTACGCAGTGCACGCTGCCCGCCCGTTCTTCAAGGACCTGGTGGACTTCATGGTTTCCGGCCCGGTCATCATCCAGGCCCTGGAAGGCGAGAACGCCATCGCCAAGCATCGCGACCTGATGGGCGCAACCGACCCGAAGAAGGCTGAAGCCGGCACGATCCGCGCCGATTTCGCTGACAGCATCGACGCCAACGCCGTTCACGGCTCGGACGCAGCAGAAACCGCTGCCGTCGAAATCGCTTTCTTCTTCCCCGGCATGAACGTTTACAGCCGCTGA
- a CDS encoding Bax inhibitor-1/YccA family protein, translating to MDNKLNTYSFGSGTATSDVVVRNRVMRNTYWLLAISMIPTVIGAWIGVTTGFSLMKGSPGLSMILFLGIAFGFFYAIEKTKNSSMGVVLLLAFTFFMGLMLSRLIGSVLQFSNGPALIMYAFGGTAAVFGAMATIATVSKRDFSGLSKFLFVGVILLILASVANIWLQLPSLMITVSVIAIGIFSAYILFDVQRVLNGGETNYITATLAIYLDVYNVFANLLALLGIFGGNRD from the coding sequence ATGGATAACAAGCTGAACACATACAGTTTCGGCAGTGGCACCGCGACCAGCGACGTCGTGGTGCGCAATCGGGTCATGCGCAACACCTACTGGTTGCTTGCGATTTCGATGATTCCCACCGTCATCGGTGCGTGGATCGGCGTCACCACGGGCTTCAGCCTGATGAAAGGCAGCCCCGGCCTGTCGATGATCCTGTTCCTGGGCATCGCGTTCGGCTTCTTCTATGCCATCGAGAAGACCAAGAACAGCAGCATGGGCGTGGTCCTGCTGCTGGCATTCACCTTCTTCATGGGGCTGATGCTGTCGCGCCTGATCGGGTCGGTGCTGCAGTTCTCCAACGGCCCCGCGCTGATCATGTATGCCTTTGGCGGCACAGCGGCGGTGTTTGGCGCCATGGCCACCATCGCTACCGTCAGCAAGCGCGATTTCTCCGGGCTGAGCAAATTCCTGTTCGTCGGCGTGATCCTGCTAATCCTGGCCAGCGTCGCCAACATCTGGCTGCAACTGCCGTCGCTGATGATCACGGTTTCGGTGATCGCCATCGGCATCTTCTCCGCCTACATCCTCTTTGACGTGCAGCGCGTGCTGAACGGGGGCGAGACCAACTACATCACGGCAACGCTGGCGATCTACCTGGACGTGTACAACGTCTTTGCCAACCTGCTGGCGCTGCTGGGCATTTTCGGCGGCAACCGCGACTAA